GCTGAAAGgaccagcccttccccagcatctCCCTTGGACCACGCAGGACCTGTGTGGCATTGCATCCCCCAAGCTCTGACTGGGCTTTAAACCCACCATGGTCACCTCAGACCATGGATGGGTGCAGAAACACTGGGTGAGGAGGAACTGCCATGTGCCAGCCTAGCATTTCCCACTAGCCCAGTGCTGGGTATacaccacagcctccctcttgattcactgctgcaaagcatcacccagcagacATTGCGGCAGAGGAAAAATTCCTGCTGGACAGCTGTGTGGACACAGTGTCCCCATGGTGCCATCCCCAGGTGTCCCCACACTTACTAGAGAACTTGTCCCAGTGCACAGTGAAGGTGAAGGTGGGCCATTCCCTCTCGCCAGGCTGCTGTTGGGTGCCCTTCAGAGGGGAGAGGCGGGGACAGCCACCACTGATGGTGACCCTTGTGAGGTATTTCCCCTGGAATTCCCCGTTGCTCCTCACAGCTGAAATCTCCATCAGTGAGTCCTGCTCATTCCTCCACAGACCGCTGAGCTGGCACTGAAGGGACATGGCCACAGGCCCTCTACCCCTGTGCACAGCACAGAGGGGACCACACCTCCACCACCAGACCTGAAAGCCCTGCTGAAAGTGCAACTGAAGGACACAGATATCCATTTCCCCATATTGGGGAAACTCTCCAAGGTGCTCCTGGCTGCGGAGGAGATGGTGCAGCAAACCCAGCATgtgccagcctgcaggcaggcaggcaaatACAGACAACATGGGAGGGGATGCACCATGCACTGGACTAACAGGCATGGAAGCGCATTCATTCCCATATGAATGAATACCCCACCCATCTGTAGGGGTCAAGTTTTGCTGAGGTGGGACCAGGTGGACAGGGGTGACCCAGAGACAACCTACCCATTGCTTGGAGTGGATGCCTGCAACTTTCTGCTTGTCCCAGGCTAAGTAATATTGAAAAGAGAACCCCTGGCTGCTCAGATTGTGCCCCAGTGCCACGAGTGCATGCCCCCATCACCCCTGTCCTCATACCTTACTCTCTGCAGGGATGACACATGCCACCAGGGCCAGGGCAAGGACCAGGGCAAAGGCACCGCTCCCCATGTCCATGGGGCTGTGAAGCACCCAGCGTGGCTGCCTCCCAGCCCCACGTCCCAGCTCCCTTTATAGAGGGCTGTAACTGGAGACATACATGCACTGGACTGGCAACTGTGAGGTGGCTGGCAGGGTGCCCAGGTCAGGAGAGGCACAGAGGTCTGCATGACCTGGACTGCAGTGGAAAAATGTGGGGATGAGCACGGATCTGCAAGGAGGTAGGGGCATGGGGAAGGTTTGTACAACCACTATCCAGGAGGTTCTGCCAACCCATTCCTTGCTCTGTGCAGCTGGAAGACATTAAAGTGTGCTTGTCCCCATGGGTTGCCCTCCCTGTGCATGGTGGTCCATGCACAAGCCCCGTGGCAGGCTGGACCTGCCTGGACAAGAGAGCCAGAGGTGGGGACTGGGAGGTGTCACCAGACATGCAGATCTGGTGTTGGGGATGAGGGAGTGCTGGGATAGCACAGGAGGGCAGAGGACCAGACATGGAGTCCCTGAGTGACCTGGGAACTCCTCAGCTCTGTCTCCTTAGGTGAGACAGCAGATGGACTGAGACAGATGCTGGGCACTGAGATGTTCAGTGTTGAGACATTTCAAACAAACCCTGTAGAAACAGTTGTGTAGGACAAACTTCTGCACATGGTTAAGACCAGGCAATTGCTGGAGAACCCCTGCAACAAAGACACCTTCTCCATTTGGACAGCAACCAGTTGTTGAGGGATTTGATCCCCTGCAAGAACATTGCCCCATCCCAGTAAATCTGTCCCTTCTTTAACCAAAGCACAGTGTGAGCACCTGGGCAGCACAGACATGGCAGCAGTGTGACTGCAAGAAGctttctgcctctgccagctccccgagcccctgaaggtgttcaagggaTGACTGTGACTGGGGCTTGCCAGGCAGCACGAATGGGTGGTTTTCCTCCTCGAGGGAGGTCTGCAGTGAGGCTGAAGAGCATCTCACCTTGGTTGTGCTGATGGGTCTGAGCTGGAAGGAGGCAAACTGTGCTGGGTTTGCAGCTCAAAGGGGCAGAGCAGACGTGAGCAGTGGAcagagtgctgcaggcaggtcTTGCAGCTGGGTAAATCCCAGCGCTGCAGAAGGCTCAGTGCTCATTGGGAAGCatactctgcctcagctccctgcaggcacCCTGACACATCATGTCCTGTCACCTGCCACCCCAACATCAAAATGCTGGATGCCTCACAGCCTTGCTGGCTGCCTTTCTCTAGGGACTGGACACACAAGCCTCTCTGCCAGCCCATGCCTGCTGCAAAGGTTATGGGCACCGTGGCTGCCTACAGGGTTTGCAGACAGCTTAGGCCCTGATCAgcaccagtgctgagctggaGCATCCCAGAGCTGCTTCACAGCCACAGGGAGCCCTTCCCTGGGGAAGTCTTGGCAGGAAGGCAATGATGCTGTAGGCTTAACAGGATGCCCGAGTGCTGAGCTGGCCACACTTCAGGATCTGAACCGTGTCCTCTGTTCCCTCTACCACTCCCTTTCTTAATTGTCAGGTTCCTCCACATCAGGTAAGGGGCTGTGCAGAtcctgtggcagggggctggcatGGAGGTTGCTCAGAAAGGCTTTAAGGGAACAGAAAAAGACAGCGAGGAAACAGCACCATGGGTCCAGAAGCAGGAGGCAGACCCAAGGGAAAAAGGTGTGAAAAACAAGCCACATGCAGGTCTGTAACAAGGTGGGCTAAAACAGAGCAGGGGAAAACTTGCTGAAGCCACAGGTGCTGTTAGCAAAGCTCTCCCAAAGCATTCATGGCAAGAATCCCAGGAGAACATTGGGAGGTGGCAGTCCTGCCAGCCCCCTGCTGCCTTTAGGCTGCTCAAATCCTGGGCAGGGTGCCAGTAAGGGACGTGCATCACCATCCCAGGTTAGTCTGGGACTGGGCTACTCTAGTTTCAGATTCAGACCCAGAGATGAATTTCCTGGAAATCATTCATGCTGGCCGGGAGGGGTGACTCAGGCAGCACTGGCCTTGTCCATTACCATAAGTTACGCAAGGTCTGGCAGGCAGGGGTCTGGGACTGTGTTTGCTGGGTGCCTGCTTTATAGGAAATCCCACATTTGGGAGCTGGATGTGCTGCCGCTACCAGCGCCGTGCTGCCGGCAGAGAGCAGCCGGTGCCGCTTGGCCCGGAACACAGCCAACACTGCGCATGCCTGCCAAGGGCTGCCTCGGAGCTCAGGGGAGCTCCCAGACAGCCTTTTGAGATGCAGAAGAGCCTCCCAGCTTACTCCGCCACCACGCTCACCCCATGCCTAGCAGGGAAGAGCCAGTGCTGGCCTGTGCCTGGCTCCAGAGGGTCACTCTGGGGAGGCACCAAGAAGCTGGGGTAGAAAAGGAGCTTTGCTGGGGCCGGTCTCTTCCCAGAGCTACAGGGTGAGAGTTTCATCCTTCACCCACCACAGTGCTTGAGTCCAGCATTCCCCAGGACATCTCCCCAGGCTACATATGGTTAATTTTAAAAGggtaaaataataatttatttggGGTTTGGGACTTCATTTCCTGGAGTAGATAGCAACCCTGATGGTGGTACATACTGATGGGCTCTCCCACGTCCAGCTGAAGCAGAAAggttctctctcctcctttcatTTCATCCGAGTGAAGATATTGCGGCCAGTCCTGTGGTGAAACAGAAGCCTGTCAGTGCCCAGCTGGAGGTGTGGCAGTTATCCTAGATGGGTTGCATGTCCTTTGGCTCACCTGGTGGCTTTCCAGTTGCTGGACTGGGAGTCAACCTTCTCCCgcaggagccaggaggtctgCAGGACCTCCTCCCCACTGTCCTCAACAAAGCACTGGCCCACAAAGACAGCTGTGGAGTCTAGGAGAGTAGAGACTGTTACTCTAGTGGGACCTCAGCTGCTTTTGGGGCTTCACAAGCATCAGCAGGTTGAATGCTCATGGAGCCTGGGAAGGTCTTTTTTTGCAGAGcaatgctctgcagcagagatgctgtcaAAGCACCTCTCCATGCCATCTTGCCCAAAAAGTGGTTTGGGAGGTGTGCTGCTGTCTAcagacacccccaccccccgaaTGGGAGAGATCAGGGAAGGACAAAttggggagagaaaaaggcCTGGGGTGGGCACGGGATCCCATCTGAGCTTCACTCCCCAGGCCACCACCCTATGCTCACAGAGACTCCACTGCAGCTACTGACCAGAAAACATCTTCCAGTTGACAGTGAAGCCGAATGTGCACTGCCTGTCCTTGTCCAAGTGCTGAGAGCCAACAAGAGGAGATGACTTGATGGGTTTCTGGGCACTGGACACAGCAGTGTGGTACTCGCCAGAGAAGTTGCCCTGGCTGTCAACTGCAGACACATGCATCCTGGAGCCCAGGTCGTTCTCCCACCAGCCAGTCAAGTTGCACTGCAGGGGCACAAACAGACATGTCCCCGGGCCGCCTGTGTGCAGCACCTACCCCATGTGCTCAAACCCCTACCCACACACACCTGATGCCCGTGGGGTGCTGGCACCCACCTTGCCATTCCTTGTGGAGTGTTTCTGATCCTGGCCCTGCCACCACCTGTTGCTGGCTGCCTTTGCCTCCTTTGCACTGGCCTTCTCTCCCGTGGGGATctcagctgcctggcagagcagcttgtaaaaggaagaaaagacaggaCAAGCTGTGGTCAGTGGCACAGCGCAGTGTCTCCAGAACACTATGAGTGCTCAGCACTTGTTATTAAGAGAAAATATCTAGGAAGCTGCCAACACCTTGGCCACATCAGGAAGGTCACAAACTGGGGTAAactgagcagaaggggagaggtGAGGAAGATAAAAGAAAGGCAGGAGCCCCAGACAGCCAGGAGTACAAACAGCCCCCCTGCTCTAGGCCTGCCAGCTGAGCTGTGTGACCCCAGGACaaggctgcctgtgcctgcGGAGACATATGCTGGGCTCAGCATCAGGGTGTGGCACGAGTTGGGAGCCCACTGGGATCGGCAGAGCTCTCGGGTTCATGGTGGGGTCCCGTTTAGCCAAAGAGGGGGGCACAgtcagagccctgcagctccccacTACGAGCTCTGGCACCAGCTCCATGCGCTGCCTATGCacacccacagcacagctccttggCCAAGCCACCTCACTGGGTCACGGTCTGCAGGTCACCCCTGCCCCAATCCCCTGCATGTCTCCACATGCGCACCCGCCTGTCCGAGAAGGGATGTCCGTGCGTAACCCTCCCGGGGACACGAATGGCGGCTGGAGTCTCTTGCTGCCCCGCAGGAGCTCCCCTCAGTGTCCTCCCGGGAAGAGGGGTGCTTCCCGCTGCAAGGCCCGTCCCCCCGCGGTCGCTGTCCCTCTCGCGTTCTTCCCCGCACCCTCCGTCCCAGGACGAGGTTCTCACGAGTGCCTCCCAGCCACATCTGTCCCGCTCCGCCCGGCCCCCACCTGAGTCCCCGCCGCGGCGGCAGCCAGGCCCGCCCCGGTGGGCAGGGCGAGGGCGGagaggaggcggcggcggctcaTAGCGCTGCAGCAGTCGGAAGAAATCACGACGTGCCGGAGCCTCCGCCGCTTTAtagcccggcccggcccgggtTGTGCTGGGCGGCACCAGCGGGAGGAACCATGTTGTGGGGTGGGCATAGACACGGAATGGGAacaggggtggggtggggatgtAGTGGGGGTTGCCTGGGGCTGCTTTTGGTTGTAGGCCGTCCTGCCTGTCTCTGTCCCGGTATCTCCTGGCTGAGGGCTGTACCTGGGCTTCACCCCTCACTTGCAGGAACCCCTATACCCTATTCCCCCCCAGCTCGCTGCACGGCTTTGGGGTGGGGAGAGTGTCAGTAAGACTGTCAGTCATGGCTTCCCGTAAACCTTAgggttttgctttctctttctgctccCCTGGCGAGCAAGCATCAGCTTACATCATCTCCTATCCCATGAAATGAAGTAACTGGCCTTAGCCACCCAGGTTCCCAGTAGCTGCTCATGGAGCTGCAGGCCCTTGCCCTGGGCCCTCTGGTGTCCAGCATGGACTTTGGACCACCCCAACACCCCAGGATCTCAGTTCACAACAACAGTCCTCTCTGTGGGGGCCATCACACAGCCCTTTGTCATGTGTGCACAGGAGCAAGGTCCCCACCCAGATCAGTAGCTGGAGATAGAGTTTAATGGGAAGCTAGTGCAGGCTGGGGTGCAGAGATGCAGGAGGTGGCCAGGTGAGCACAGAAGGTTTGCCTACACAGAAGCTTCACTCCAAACCTTGTCCATCGAGCACCTTGCAGCTCCACACCAGGGCTCTTGCCTGGGGCCTCCCACTGCAGTGCTACTGCAGGTACCCAATAAGCATGCACAGACAAGAAGGCACCTGCTGTGGCCATGGATTAGAAGTCCAGGACAGCAGGCTATCTTGTCCTGCCACACACGCTGTTGGGTGCAATGAGGACCAGAAATCTTGCAGGAGCCTTGGGCAACTCTGAACTGCAACTCCCAACAGTTTGCCTGGGCAGTGGGACACATGACCCacgtgcctggggctggcacagctcctctgtgcaCAGCTGGCATACGTGGTATTGCCAATAGCTGGGCCACCACAATGTATGATGCAGGGGGGTTACATGGAAAGGGGGGCATGTAGTAGGAGTTTTGGGAAAGACTGTAAATCCTGAGTACCTTAGCCaatgaggaaagggagagggataGTTGCATCTGGTAATTTAGGATAAAAGGGAAGGTGTGTTTTCCAGCAATTCAGAGAGCCCAAAGAGAATTGTCCTGTGGACTCTCCCTTTATTCAAATAGGATTTTACAAGATTCCTCTGTCTCCATTGTGACAGGAACTTCTAGATctgattaatttttccttacacTAATATGGGCACAAGGCAACCCTTTGCAACGGTCTCTCAGATACTTCCCAAATTTTGCTTTGCATTCAGTCTCACATTTGAGACCCAGTTTCTCCCCAACACTAACGTTCATCACCACCCAGGCTGGGAGCTTGGCATCTTCTGCTGCTGATATCTCAGGGTCCCCCTCTCCTCTACGCAGGTCCCCACAACACTTCAACCCCTGTCTGCAGGAGCCCtggtgcagcagggaggggtCAAGAGGGGAtgggcaggaagggaagaaggccACAGCAGAAAGTGCTGAAGAAGTGAaaaggcagctgggctgtggcttcAACCTGTCTATGTCAGGAGTCAAGGAAGGCTTCATGAGTACTAAGAAGAAAGGGCTAAGGAATAATTAAGCTGGCTGCTCACTCTGGCATTGAGCCAGCCTTGACAAACAGTAGACAGGAAATGTGAAAGAGCCGTCTGCAACCCAGGACTGTCCTCCCTGCCTTGAGTTGAGTCCCTGCCTCGAGTTGAGTCCCTGCAGAAGTTCCTGAAAGCAGCTGATTGCCAGCCTCATGCCACCTCTGAGAGGGGATGATGTTGCAAGGGGCTAGCAGTtgcccctcctgccccctgcagcctttgcaGACCAACCATGCTCGGCACTGCAAACCTCAGccgtgctgcaggcagcagctgcctgcccaaAATACAGCCCAAGAAAACTGAAGCTGCATCTGAAAGCATCCCTCGTGGTGCAGCTAATTTCCAGGACAGAGGCAAGCAAACACTGGGCAGACacttgctgcaggcagctcgCTTTCTGGCCTTCCTGGTAATGGTGGCATGTGGGTGAAGCAGGGACAGAGAGAGTAGGAAGCAGTAGCTGAAGCTCATTAAGGCTGCAATGGAGGATCCTGGACCACAGAGAAGGGTCACAACAGGGGACGCACTCTGAGCCTCAAGAGGCCATGAGATAGGGTGGCAGGGATGGGGGAACATGTGCAGTGAGCCATGACACAACAGGAGCCAGCTGGGTGTTTTCAGCAAAGCTTTATTGGGAGAAGCAGGTAGTGGGGTAGGAGGTGGGGGCAGCATCCATGGCCCTGCTTCAGCCCAGgaaccccagcacagccaccctcACTCCTTCTGAGAGTGCAGTCGAGTGAAGACGTTGATGCCaaccctgcagggacacagagGGAGCTCATGTAAGTGTGGGAACTGCAGCCTTGCACAGGGCAAACACCCTCCTGGGACACAGCCTTGTCTCCCACCCACAGCACTGGCACCATGGTGGCACCCCCAGGAAGGCCATGTGTGAATGCCCCATCCTCAGCCATCCCCAGCCTGGCATCAGCTCTGCCAGGTGCTGACCCTCTGGGGTGGGAACCCTCCATTCACCTGGGGATGCACAGGGGACCTGCAggtggcagggacagggagggggcTCACCTAGTGGCTTTCCAGTCATCTGTGATGTTGTCCACATGTGACCTCAGGAGCCACATGGTCTTCAGAACCTCCTTTCCATTCTCATCCACAAAGCACTGGCCAGTGAAGACAGTGACAGAGTCTGCAAGGACAGCGCgggaggtggaggggagcacatccagggaggCACACCAGTGCCAAACTATGTCCCTAGAGGCTGTCCCAGCACAGGGGACAGTAGGCCCAGGCTAGTCTTGCCCTCTGGGGACATCAGGCAGGAAGGGTCAGAGGACTTGGGCTCATGAGTGCAgatgggcaggcagcagcagcagcagcgagcTTCAGCCCCCAGCATGTCTTCTGTGCCCCCACACCAACAAAAGGAGCTCCAAAATCAAGGATGGGAGAGCACTGGGGACACCACAGGCAAAAGCAGAGGACAATGACAggcaaggcagggaagggaagaaggaattcAAGGACATTGCGAGAAGCACAAGGCAGGTCTGgggacagcacagggagggcagggagaagcACCTGAAAAGGTCCAGTTGACAGTGAAGCCAAAGGTGGGGTGGTTCTTCTGGTTGGTGCGGTGCTGGGACCCCTGCAGTGGTGACACCTGGATCTTGTTGTTGGTGGCTGTCACAGCTGTGTGGTAGAAGCCATTGAAGTTGCCTTCTCCATTCACAGCCCCGATGGTCATGGTGGAGCCCAGGTCGTTGATCCATTTCCCAGTCAGCACAcactggggtggaagggactcaGTGTTgatgccacagcacagcctgactgcGGGCAGGGTGGCAGGAGAGGGCACCCTGGGGAGCCACAGTtcccctgcccaccctgccccaTGGATCCCAGCCCTGCCATTACCTTTCTGGAAGCCTGGCCAGGAGCCACCAGGGCCAAGCTGAGCACCAGGAGGAAGGGAGTCACTTGCACCATCTCTGCAGTGGGCTGACAGCCGGTGTAGCTAGGAGGTGCTCCTGGCAGGGCTCTGTCGAGGTGCCTGCTCCCTTGCCCTTTTATTGCCTCTAGGGCTGCAGGTGGCAGCTCTGGCCAGGGCATTGTGCAATCTGGGTGTTTCCAAATTTGCACTTCCCAGATGCACCAGTCTGGGGAAGGCCCTggctcctgcaggctggagaCTGCCAGGACAGACGTTCAGCAAGGGAAAACCCCTCTGTGTCTGTAGTTCTttccctgcctgggctgcaaaGGGATGCCAAGCAGCCTTAACCCCTATACACCCCAGGACTGGCTGCAGCTCAtggcctctccctgctcctcttcacCCAACATGCTCATGCAAAcccacccagcactgagctcttTTTGGGGCTTTGCTTTATCCCCTCTCAGcaccaaagcagctg
The sequence above is drawn from the Indicator indicator isolate 239-I01 chromosome Z, UM_Iind_1.1, whole genome shotgun sequence genome and encodes:
- the LOC128979607 gene encoding avidin-like; this translates as MVQVTPFLLVLSLALVAPGQASRKCVLTGKWINDLGSTMTIGAVNGEGNFNGFYHTAVTATNNKIQVSPLQGSQHRTNQKNHPTFGFTVNWTFSDSVTVFTGQCFVDENGKEVLKTMWLLRSHVDNITDDWKATRVGINVFTRLHSQKE
- the LOC128979723 gene encoding avidin-like, which encodes MDMGSGAFALVLALALVACVIPAESKCQLSGLWRNEQDSLMEISAVRSNGEFQGKYLTRVTISGGCPRLSPLKGTQQQPGEREWPTFTFTVHWDKFSNATTAFVGQCFVDAGGKETLSTTWLLREAVGSLEEDWKATRVGRNIFTRKRTPKEKILLSLSPSCDNESSPAP
- the LOC128979626 gene encoding avidin-like encodes the protein MHVSAVDSQGNFSGEYHTAVSSAQKPIKSSPLVGSQHLDKDRQCTFGFTVNWKMFSDSTAVFVGQCFVEDSGEEVLQTSWLLREKVDSQSSNWKATRTGRNIFTRMK